The genomic window TAAACATCTTACCGATCATTTTGGGCCACCAGTGGAACAGGCCGCCCACAAATGCGACCACGGTGCCGCCCATCATCACATAGTGAAAGTGAGCCACCACGAAGTAGGTGTCGTGCAGATGCAGGTCGGTGCTGATGGTTCCCAGGAACAAGCCGGTCAAACCACCGATGGTGAACAGGAACAGGAACGCCAAACCGTAACACATCGGGGTGGTCAGGCTGATCGAGCCCTTGTACATCGTCGCCACCCAATTGAAGACTTTGATCGCCGAAGGCACCGAGACGGTAAACGTCAGTGCACTAAAGATGACCACCGTCACGTCACTCATTCCACTGGTGAACATGTGGTGTCCCCAGACCAGGAAGCTGAGCAGGGCCAGGGCGATCGACGAATAGGCGATGAAGCGGTACCCGAAGATGCCTTTGTGGCTGTGCACGCTGATGATTTCACTGATGATACCGAAGGCCGGCAGAATCATGATGTACACGGCCGGATGGCTGTAGAACCAGAAAAAGTGCTGGAAGGTGACCGGGTCGCCGTTGAATTCCGGATCGAAAATACCGATGTGCATCGTCTTTTCAGCGATCAACAGCAGCAGCGTGATACCCAACACGGGAGTGGCTAACACCTGGATGATGCTGGTCGCGTAGGTGGCCCATAGGAACAGCGGCATTCGGAACCAGGTCATTCCCGGGGGCCGCATGGTGTTGATTGTGACAATGAAGTTCAACCCGGTGAAGATCGAGCTGAATCCCAGGATGAAGGCACCCAGGGTGGCCATCACGACGGAGGTGTCGGTCGAGGTGCTGTAAGGAGTGTAAAACGTCCAGCCCGTGTCCAGGCCGTTCATCAGCAAGGCGCCGACGAAGAAGATCGCTCCGCCCACCCAAAGATAAAAGCTGGACAGGTTCAGTCGCGGGAAGGCCACGTCTTTGGCACCCAGCATGACCGGCACCAGGAAGTTCCCCAGCGCCGCGGGGATGCTGGGAATGATGAACAGGAACACCATGATCGCGCCGTGCAGCGTGAATATTTGGTTGTACTGATCGTTGGTTAAGCCCGAATTGCCCGATGAGGACATCAGGTGATAGCGGATCATCATCGCCAATAAACCGCCTCCTAGAAAGGAGGTCAGCACACCGACCAGATACATCACGCCGATCCGTTTATGATCAAGCGTAAACATCCAGCTCATAATGCCGCTGCTGTTCTTTAAATAGTTTTCGCTGTCGGAAACGAAACCGGCATCACGAACGCCGCCTGGCGCGGTACCTGTGGTCATCGTTTGGCTCCCACCTACGTTTGCTGAAAAGTGTATTATTGCTAGTTCGCCGCAGGCGTGGCCGCAGCATCGGCTGCGGCGTCGGCCTGATCGGTCGATGAATTGGTTGTGGTATCGGACTCCGCGGCGACGTCGCTGGCGGTTTGCCCGCGGTCGCTGAGCGTTTTCATGAATGCGATCAGCGAGGCGATATCGTCATCGGACAACTGACCCTTGAAGCTGGGCATTTGCGGGTTGAACCCGAGCACGACTTTGGCTTTGGGATCCAGAATCGATTCGCGAATGTATTGTTCG from Roseimaritima ulvae includes these protein-coding regions:
- a CDS encoding cytochrome c oxidase subunit I; amino-acid sequence: MTTGTAPGGVRDAGFVSDSENYLKNSSGIMSWMFTLDHKRIGVMYLVGVLTSFLGGGLLAMMIRYHLMSSSGNSGLTNDQYNQIFTLHGAIMVFLFIIPSIPAALGNFLVPVMLGAKDVAFPRLNLSSFYLWVGGAIFFVGALLMNGLDTGWTFYTPYSTSTDTSVVMATLGAFILGFSSIFTGLNFIVTINTMRPPGMTWFRMPLFLWATYATSIIQVLATPVLGITLLLLIAEKTMHIGIFDPEFNGDPVTFQHFFWFYSHPAVYIMILPAFGIISEIISVHSHKGIFGYRFIAYSSIALALLSFLVWGHHMFTSGMSDVTVVIFSALTFTVSVPSAIKVFNWVATMYKGSISLTTPMCYGLAFLFLFTIGGLTGLFLGTISTDLHLHDTYFVVAHFHYVMMGGTVVAFVGGLFHWWPKMIGKMFNETGGRISAAVVFIGFNLTFLPQFLLGNQGMPRRYATYDPEFQWLHQMSSIGAFTLGIGLLIAGLVLLQSLLSGKQAPANPWGGATLEWHCTSPPPFYNFKHAPAVGDPYEFENVEYDPSTDGYVYTDLPRKLVPDEPATTPASAGGQA